A window of the Deltaproteobacteria bacterium genome harbors these coding sequences:
- a CDS encoding methyltransferase domain-containing protein translates to MGFYSSLSNYYDLIFPVSAEQEQFFAELVRDFKPQRVLDAACGSGSQLLCFAKRGLTSFGFDADPEMVKLARKKLSGYENATVEIGKFDQITQLFEPGFDLIMNIGNSIVHVPNDDARQFIADAHDMLNKEGLLLIQTLNYDRVFDQRIEELPLITVSTHDLSFRRSYTFTSNKKVIFKTTIEVPSEGVTISNSLPL, encoded by the coding sequence ATGGGCTTTTACTCATCCCTGAGCAATTACTACGACCTTATCTTTCCCGTTTCTGCGGAACAGGAGCAGTTTTTCGCTGAGCTCGTCCGTGATTTCAAACCGCAGCGCGTCCTCGACGCCGCCTGCGGTTCGGGAAGCCAGCTCCTGTGCTTCGCAAAGCGGGGGCTTACCTCCTTCGGCTTCGACGCGGACCCGGAGATGGTCAAACTGGCGAGGAAGAAGCTCTCCGGCTACGAAAATGCCACCGTCGAGATCGGAAAGTTCGATCAGATAACGCAGCTTTTCGAGCCCGGCTTCGACCTGATCATGAACATCGGAAACTCGATCGTCCACGTGCCGAATGACGATGCCCGGCAGTTTATCGCCGACGCGCACGACATGCTCAACAAGGAGGGGCTGCTGCTCATCCAGACCCTGAACTACGACAGGGTTTTCGATCAGAGAATAGAGGAGCTTCCCCTGATCACCGTGTCCACGCACGACCTCTCCTTCCGTCGCTCGTACACCTTTACCTCAAACAAGAAGGTCATCTTCAAGACCACGATCGAAGTTCCCTCGGAGGGGGTCACCATTTCCAACTCACTGCCTCTTTT
- a CDS encoding 4Fe-4S dicluster domain-containing protein — translation LARLMWEYVHENRDVARKILSGETPLGRALVEEEALGEDVHSQVLTHETAAGIIREAKKIGVGLCYCRHLREHVDDGCSYAMDVCTAFNAGASYLVRRGFMREVSKEEALDIFSRTKEEGLVYVADNVKRRPSFVCHCCGCCCGLLGGMKKLRLENVVATSPYLAKIDGGKCTGCGLCVKKCQVDMINLVEDGRGKRGEVDSRFCLGCGVCVAACREGALRMVDRGERVITPDSAMEKYLMIAIEQGKLGNLLFDDFTSLPHAVIRNVVNAIARVKPLKDHLKKEEMRSRFLQALVAR, via the coding sequence CTCGCCAGGCTCATGTGGGAGTACGTCCACGAGAACCGCGATGTGGCGAGAAAGATCCTCTCCGGGGAGACTCCCCTGGGGAGGGCGCTCGTCGAGGAAGAGGCGCTGGGAGAGGACGTGCACTCGCAGGTGCTGACCCACGAGACCGCCGCCGGGATCATCAGGGAGGCGAAAAAGATCGGCGTCGGGCTCTGCTACTGCAGGCACCTGAGGGAACACGTCGACGATGGGTGCAGCTATGCGATGGACGTGTGCACGGCATTCAACGCAGGCGCCTCCTACCTCGTGCGGAGGGGATTCATGCGGGAGGTGTCGAAGGAGGAAGCCCTCGATATCTTCTCCCGCACGAAAGAGGAAGGGCTCGTGTACGTGGCCGATAACGTGAAGAGACGCCCATCCTTCGTCTGCCACTGCTGCGGCTGCTGCTGCGGGTTGCTCGGCGGGATGAAAAAGCTGCGCCTGGAAAATGTGGTCGCCACCTCGCCGTACCTTGCCAAGATCGACGGGGGAAAGTGCACCGGCTGCGGCCTCTGCGTGAAGAAGTGCCAGGTGGACATGATAAACCTGGTCGAGGATGGAAGGGGGAAGCGGGGAGAGGTGGACAGCCGTTTCTGCCTGGGATGCGGGGTCTGTGTGGCCGCCTGCAGGGAGGGCGCCCTCAGGATGGTCGACCGCGGGGAACGGGTCATCACCCCCGATTCGGCGATGGAAAAGTACCTGATGATCGCCATCGAGCAGGGCAAGCTGGGCAACCTGCTCTTCGACGACTTCACCAGCCTCCCCCACGCGGTGATCAGAAACGTGGTGAACGCCATCGCGAGGGTCAAGCCCCTGAAGGACCATCTCAAGAAAGAAGAGATGCGCTC